From Mucilaginibacter gotjawali:
AAAAATAGCAATACTGAATGGAGAAAGTGCCGCTGTTAACGGCCAAAAGATATTTTTTAATAAAGAAACCAAAACGCCTTATGGCATTATCAAACTCAGCAAAACCGGGAAAAGCCCCGAAATGAAGTCGATAATCGTCAATATTGCTCCACCAAAAAACGTTGCTGAAGACCTTTCAAGTGCAATAAGGATAGAGCCGAGCAGTAAAATGTCAACCGTACTGGTAATGACAATTGAAAATACGATCCCTGAAAAAGGCGAGGATATATTAAATCAATTGATCAATGCTTATAACGCTGCCGGTTTGGCTGACAAAAATTTGTCGGCGTCAAATACATTGCTATTTATCAACGAACGACTGAAGCTGATATCCGGCGAATTGGGTACTGCCGAAAAACAGGTTGAAGATTATAAATCGAAGGAAGGAATTACAGATATCAGCGCAGCATCGCAGATATTTTTACAAAACGTTCAAACAAATGATACACAGTTAAATACAGTAAAACTACAACAAAGTGTATTAAATGACATTGAAAAACATGTTACTTCTGCCAGTAACGACCAGGGCTCCATTCCACAAACCCTGATGGGGCTCGACGACCCTACCCTGCTCAGCCTTATCGGGCAACTCTCGCAGATGGAATTGCAACGACAGGCAACGGTTAAAGTTGTTAAACCAGGCAATCCCATAGTACAGGGTATTGACGAACAGATAGCTACCTTAAAGCACAATATCTACGATAATATTGAAACGCTTAAAAGGAGTTTGGATGTTACCCGTCAGCAATTGGAAAAAACGAGCAATAACATGACCGGTATGATCAAAACTGTGCCGGTTAAAGAACGAAAGCTGGTTGATATTACCCGTCAGCAAACTATAAAAGACGACTTATATACGTTTTTACTAAAAAACAGGGAACAAACTGAATTATCCTTTGCGTCAACAGTGTCAGATACCAGGACAGTTGACAGGGCCATTAGCAGTGATGAACCTATAAAACCCAAAAAAGGCATCGTCCTGCTTTTGTTTTCTTTATTCGGGCTCGCGATCCCAGTTGCGGTAATCTATGTAATGGACCTGTGGAACGATAAGATCAAAAGCCGCAGCGACATTGAAAAAGATTGCAGCATTCCCGTTCTCGCCGAAATTTCTCAAACAGAGAATTCGAATGAGCTCGTTCTGGAAATGGGCAGGTCTGCAATTGGAGAGCAGATCCGCGCATTGCGTACCAATCTTTCTTTCTTATCCCCGGGCAAAAAACTGCAAACCATTATGCTTACTTCAAGTATCAGTGGCGAGGGAAAATCATTTATTTCGTTAAACCTGGGTGCAAG
This genomic window contains:
- a CDS encoding GumC family protein; amino-acid sequence: MSKDPFAPLLLQDSNEESKFHLKEFVFKYSIYWKWFVIALALSLVSGFIYLKVHAPIFSIHSSILIKDQQKGLGQEDDMMKQLNIFSSNKVVDNEIQVLGSYTLMKEVVDTLKLNVTYYWQGLFRKVELYNRSPLKLEQISTTSETYKKPLKIAILNGESAAVNGQKIFFNKETKTPYGIIKLSKTGKSPEMKSIIVNIAPPKNVAEDLSSAIRIEPSSKMSTVLVMTIENTIPEKGEDILNQLINAYNAAGLADKNLSASNTLLFINERLKLISGELGTAEKQVEDYKSKEGITDISAASQIFLQNVQTNDTQLNTVKLQQSVLNDIEKHVTSASNDQGSIPQTLMGLDDPTLLSLIGQLSQMELQRQATVKVVKPGNPIVQGIDEQIATLKHNIYDNIETLKRSLDVTRQQLEKTSNNMTGMIKTVPVKERKLVDITRQQTIKDDLYTFLLKNREQTELSFASTVSDTRTVDRAISSDEPIKPKKGIVLLLFSLFGLAIPVAVIYVMDLWNDKIKSRSDIEKDCSIPVLAEISQTENSNELVLEMGRSAIGEQIRALRTNLSFLSPGKKLQTIMLTSSISGEGKSFISLNLGASLSITGKKVIILEFDLRKPKLQEKLNIDHKTGLSNYLIGYAELDDIIYSVPGYENYHIITCGLIPPNPVELLVDGRMDELFTILRLRYDYIIVDAPPIGLVTDALVIEKYTDATFYVIRHEYTPKVRLKYINALYKEGRFKNLNLIMNGIQQKGKYGYGYGYGYGYGYGYGFGYYESPEKAVK